A genomic region of Rhodohalobacter sp. SW132 contains the following coding sequences:
- a CDS encoding copper resistance protein NlpE N-terminal domain-containing protein, giving the protein MSKKTGLIIVAFLIIFIVIRVNFALNYSTQNQSSEAAEPFSPELPVSFTGTLPCASCPGISYELRLEENQSFTEFSRYLDRDPGDFVYTGRWSAAEDSLTLHFDHSDDIKQFLYADETLKLLDSEGETITGELEDHYELQKNDEFRSILNLHRELRTEGVTFVANGNEPFWSYRILENNTLEYAAPGEEQISRSIQKENNEEGFELTAELSSGLILESIVEEKFCKDTMSGFRFSHTVTITLGEETHSGCGRFLR; this is encoded by the coding sequence ATGAGCAAAAAAACAGGCCTGATTATTGTCGCCTTTCTCATAATCTTTATTGTGATCCGGGTGAATTTTGCGCTGAACTACTCGACTCAGAACCAATCTTCGGAGGCCGCGGAACCGTTTTCTCCGGAACTTCCGGTTTCGTTTACCGGAACACTGCCCTGTGCAAGTTGTCCCGGGATCAGCTATGAGCTCCGCCTTGAAGAGAACCAATCCTTTACAGAATTCAGCCGGTATCTTGATCGGGACCCGGGCGATTTTGTCTACACCGGACGCTGGTCCGCCGCCGAAGACAGCCTGACCCTCCACTTCGATCACTCAGATGATATAAAACAGTTTCTGTATGCTGATGAAACCCTCAAATTGCTCGACAGTGAGGGAGAGACCATTACCGGTGAACTTGAAGATCACTATGAACTGCAGAAAAATGATGAATTTCGGTCTATTCTGAACCTGCATCGTGAACTTCGTACAGAAGGTGTTACCTTTGTGGCCAACGGAAATGAACCGTTTTGGTCATACCGAATCCTGGAGAACAATACACTGGAATATGCTGCCCCCGGTGAAGAACAAATCTCCCGATCGATTCAAAAAGAAAACAATGAAGAAGGGTTTGAACTGACCGCAGAATTGAGCAGCGGGTTGATCCTGGAATCAATCGTTGAGGAGAAATTTTGCAAGGACACGATGAGCGGATTCCGCTTTTCACATACCGTTACAATCACACTCGGCGAAGAGACCCACTCCGGGTGTGGCCGGTTTTTGAGGTGA
- a CDS encoding 5-(carboxyamino)imidazole ribonucleotide synthase, which yields MQKNSLEAGFTIGFLGAGQLARMSALQAFRFGMQVAVFSDRSEQEPVEFVTPHAYNGSFDDVESMIEFARACDVITLENEFIDSSILFELRERTGTPIYPSPESFEMIENKEIEKLTFSDAGIPVTPSRIVQAPEEIEAFADEFGWPVMLKSSKGGYDGYGNRTVKHPGETSAAFSELGGDDGRDILAESFVDFTHELAVQVARNGSETVVYPCVETVQQDHICVAVKSPADIDPVLAEEAQRLARKAAEAIDGRGIFAFEFFLTTDGQVLLNETAPRPHNSGHYTIEGCITSQFENHIRAVTGLPLGSSELTHDASVMINLLGTDKRTARVDFADDALNQANGHLHIYGKTGSKPGRKMAHYTLLGDSMEEIYDRAIKATLNIRI from the coding sequence ATGCAAAAAAACAGTTTAGAAGCGGGATTTACCATAGGATTTCTTGGAGCGGGACAGCTTGCGCGAATGTCGGCCCTGCAAGCCTTTCGATTTGGAATGCAGGTGGCTGTATTTTCCGATCGCAGTGAGCAGGAGCCCGTGGAATTTGTCACACCTCATGCATACAACGGTTCATTTGATGATGTTGAGAGCATGATCGAATTTGCCCGCGCTTGTGATGTGATCACTCTTGAAAATGAATTCATCGACTCTTCCATTCTGTTTGAACTTCGTGAACGAACCGGAACGCCGATCTACCCTTCTCCCGAATCATTTGAAATGATTGAAAATAAAGAGATTGAAAAACTGACGTTCAGTGATGCCGGCATTCCCGTAACTCCAAGCCGGATTGTTCAAGCCCCGGAAGAGATTGAAGCCTTTGCCGATGAGTTTGGGTGGCCGGTGATGTTAAAATCATCCAAGGGCGGGTATGACGGTTACGGAAACCGCACGGTGAAACATCCGGGTGAAACGTCCGCTGCATTCAGTGAGCTGGGTGGAGATGATGGCCGCGATATCCTGGCGGAATCCTTTGTGGATTTCACCCACGAACTGGCGGTTCAGGTAGCGCGGAATGGAAGCGAAACCGTGGTCTATCCCTGCGTGGAAACCGTGCAGCAAGATCATATCTGCGTGGCGGTAAAATCTCCGGCAGATATCGACCCGGTGCTGGCAGAAGAGGCTCAGCGTTTGGCCCGTAAAGCCGCCGAAGCGATTGACGGAAGGGGAATTTTTGCCTTTGAATTTTTCCTGACTACCGACGGTCAGGTTCTGCTCAACGAAACCGCGCCCCGTCCCCACAACTCCGGACATTACACCATCGAAGGATGCATCACATCACAATTCGAAAATCATATACGTGCAGTAACCGGACTCCCGCTCGGCTCATCCGAACTGACTCATGACGCATCCGTAATGATCAATCTTCTCGGCACTGATAAACGAACTGCGCGCGTGGATTTTGCTGATGATGCACTCAATCAGGCGAACGGACACCTCCACATATACGGTAAAACCGGCAGCAAACCGGGACGAAAAATGGCACACTACACCCTGCTCGGAGATTCAATGGAGGAGATTTACGACCGGGCGATTAAAGCGACGCTGAATATCAGAATTTAA
- the purE gene encoding 5-(carboxyamino)imidazole ribonucleotide mutase — protein MSKPIVGLVMGSDSDWPTMKEAAEILELFDIPFEKKVVSAHRTPDLMAGYGKEARSKGLKVVIAGAGGAAHLPGMLAAYTTLPVIGVPVKTTALGGVDSLYSIVQMPNGVPVATVAIGKAKNAGLLAARILSIESEELAGKLEEYHALMAEESLKKTENLK, from the coding sequence ATGTCAAAACCAATTGTAGGACTGGTAATGGGCAGCGACAGCGACTGGCCCACCATGAAAGAAGCCGCTGAAATTCTTGAACTTTTCGACATTCCATTTGAGAAAAAAGTGGTTTCAGCCCACCGCACACCCGATTTAATGGCCGGATACGGGAAAGAAGCCCGGTCGAAAGGGTTAAAAGTTGTGATTGCTGGTGCCGGAGGAGCGGCTCATCTGCCCGGAATGCTGGCGGCATATACTACCCTGCCGGTGATTGGCGTTCCTGTCAAGACAACCGCGCTTGGCGGAGTCGACAGCCTCTATTCAATTGTTCAGATGCCGAACGGAGTCCCTGTAGCGACTGTGGCCATCGGCAAAGCGAAAAATGCCGGGCTGCTTGCCGCGAGAATCCTCAGTATTGAAAGTGAAGAGCTGGCCGGTAAACTGGAGGAGTATCACGCTTTGATGGCGGAAGAGTCCCTCAAGAAAACTGAAAATCTGAAATAG